The following are encoded in a window of Harpia harpyja isolate bHarHar1 chromosome W, bHarHar1 primary haplotype, whole genome shotgun sequence genomic DNA:
- the LOC128136077 gene encoding small conductance calcium-activated potassium channel protein 2-like isoform X2, translated as MGDLTPQPVSPDEMLLFLVHPTNRTQRLDSTEAGMGPSWRQQDCPLPTITHCAGCTTTTESSCGFNASDMETPLQFQLGFCSEQRQQHGQDKQSLLQQPQQQRPCPQCNNCTYYGAAAAAAGDNLPSLLRTSSPLSGAFRTHSSPLSASSRQGSQLNVSELTPSSHAGSSRQPHQYHQCHSLQQQQAASPSSSVSSGSTHHHHYQQRRESNPFAEIAMSSCRYNGGIMRPLSNLSSSRRNLHELDSESQPLHPPLASPIAAAPEIVVSKPEHNNSNNLALYSSGGANNGGGKSSKKNQNIGYKLGHRRALFEKRKRLSDYALIFGMFGIVVMVIETELSWGAYTKESLYSLALKCLISLSTIILLGLIIVYHAREIQEYLSWICGPLWLLVLSTFCVFTA; from the exons ATGGGGGATCTCACGCCGCAGCCGGTCTCCCCCGACGAGATGCTCCTTTTTTTGGTCCACCCGACCAATCGGACGCAGCGGCTGGATTCTACGGAAGCCGGGATGGGCCCTTCGTGGCGGCAGCAGGACTGTCCCCTGCCGACCATAACGCATTGCGCAGGGTGCACCACCACCACCGAGTCCTCCTGCGGCTTTAACGCCTCTGACATGGAGACACCATTGCAGTTCCAGCTGGGCTTCTGCTccgagcagcggcagcagcacgGCCAGGACAAGCAGAGTCTtctccagcagccacagcagcagaggcCATGCCCCCAGTGCAACAACTGCACCTACTATGGGGCCGCTGCGGCAGCAGCGGGGGATAACCTGCCCTCGCTGCTCCGCACTTCTTCGCCCCTCTCGGGCGCCTTCAGGACTCATTCCTCGCCGCTCTCCGCCTCCTCCCGGCAGGGCAGCCAGTTGAACGTCAGCGAGCTCACCCCCTCCAGCCATGCCGGCTCGTCCAGGCAGCCCCACCAGTACCACCAGTGCCatagcctgcagcagcagcaagcagccagTCCCAGCAGCAGTGTCAGCAGCGGCAGCACCCACCATCACCACTACCAGCAGCGTCGGGAGAGCAATCCCTTCGCCGAAATAGCCATGAGCAGCTGCAGGTACAACGGCGGCATCATGCGGCCGCTCAGCAACCTGAGCTCATCCCGCAGGAACCTGCACGAGCTTGACTCCGAGTCTCAGCCGCTCCATCCGCCGCTCGCCAGCCCCATAGCCGCTGCCCCGGAGATCGTGGTCTCCAAGCCCGAGCACAACAACTCCAACAACCTGGCGCTCTACAGCTCCGGCGGCGCGAACAACGGCGGGGGCAAGTCCAGCAAGAAGAACCAGAACATCGGCTACAAGCTGGGGCACCGCCGGGCGCTCTTCGAGAAGCGCAAGCGCCTCAGCGACTACGCGCTCATCTTCGGCATGTTCGGCATCGTAGTCATGGTGATCGAGACAGAGCTGTCCTGGGGCGCCTACACGAAG GAGTCTCTGTATTCCCTCGCTCTAAAATGCCTTATTAGCCTCTCCACGATTATCCTGCTTGGGCTCATTATTGTATACCATGCAAGGGAAATTCAG gaatattTGTCCTGGATCTGTGGTCCTCTGTGGCTTCTGGTGCTTTCTACCTTCTGTGTTTTCACCGCCTAA
- the LOC128136077 gene encoding small conductance calcium-activated potassium channel protein 2-like isoform X1 yields the protein MGDLTPQPVSPDEMLLFLVHPTNRTQRLDSTEAGMGPSWRQQDCPLPTITHCAGCTTTTESSCGFNASDMETPLQFQLGFCSEQRQQHGQDKQSLLQQPQQQRPCPQCNNCTYYGAAAAAAGDNLPSLLRTSSPLSGAFRTHSSPLSASSRQGSQLNVSELTPSSHAGSSRQPHQYHQCHSLQQQQAASPSSSVSSGSTHHHHYQQRRESNPFAEIAMSSCRYNGGIMRPLSNLSSSRRNLHELDSESQPLHPPLASPIAAAPEIVVSKPEHNNSNNLALYSSGGANNGGGKSSKKNQNIGYKLGHRRALFEKRKRLSDYALIFGMFGIVVMVIETELSWGAYTKESLYSLALKCLISLSTIILLGLIIVYHAREIQLFMVDNGADDWRIAMTYERIFFICLEILVCAIHPIPGNYTFTWTARLAFSYAPSTTTADVDIILSIPMFLRLYLIARVMLLHSKLFTDASSRSIGALNKINFNTRFVMKTLMTICPGTVLLVFSISLWIIAAWTVRACERLTVVFPQIF from the exons ATGGGGGATCTCACGCCGCAGCCGGTCTCCCCCGACGAGATGCTCCTTTTTTTGGTCCACCCGACCAATCGGACGCAGCGGCTGGATTCTACGGAAGCCGGGATGGGCCCTTCGTGGCGGCAGCAGGACTGTCCCCTGCCGACCATAACGCATTGCGCAGGGTGCACCACCACCACCGAGTCCTCCTGCGGCTTTAACGCCTCTGACATGGAGACACCATTGCAGTTCCAGCTGGGCTTCTGCTccgagcagcggcagcagcacgGCCAGGACAAGCAGAGTCTtctccagcagccacagcagcagaggcCATGCCCCCAGTGCAACAACTGCACCTACTATGGGGCCGCTGCGGCAGCAGCGGGGGATAACCTGCCCTCGCTGCTCCGCACTTCTTCGCCCCTCTCGGGCGCCTTCAGGACTCATTCCTCGCCGCTCTCCGCCTCCTCCCGGCAGGGCAGCCAGTTGAACGTCAGCGAGCTCACCCCCTCCAGCCATGCCGGCTCGTCCAGGCAGCCCCACCAGTACCACCAGTGCCatagcctgcagcagcagcaagcagccagTCCCAGCAGCAGTGTCAGCAGCGGCAGCACCCACCATCACCACTACCAGCAGCGTCGGGAGAGCAATCCCTTCGCCGAAATAGCCATGAGCAGCTGCAGGTACAACGGCGGCATCATGCGGCCGCTCAGCAACCTGAGCTCATCCCGCAGGAACCTGCACGAGCTTGACTCCGAGTCTCAGCCGCTCCATCCGCCGCTCGCCAGCCCCATAGCCGCTGCCCCGGAGATCGTGGTCTCCAAGCCCGAGCACAACAACTCCAACAACCTGGCGCTCTACAGCTCCGGCGGCGCGAACAACGGCGGGGGCAAGTCCAGCAAGAAGAACCAGAACATCGGCTACAAGCTGGGGCACCGCCGGGCGCTCTTCGAGAAGCGCAAGCGCCTCAGCGACTACGCGCTCATCTTCGGCATGTTCGGCATCGTAGTCATGGTGATCGAGACAGAGCTGTCCTGGGGCGCCTACACGAAG GAGTCTCTGTATTCCCTCGCTCTAAAATGCCTTATTAGCCTCTCCACGATTATCCTGCTTGGGCTCATTATTGTATACCATGCAAGGGAAATTCAG TTATTCATGGTGGACAATGGAGCAGATGACTGGAGGATAGCCATGACTTATGAGCGTATTTTCTTTATCTGCTTGGAAATACTTGTATGTGCTATACATCCCATACCTGGGAACTATACGTTCACGTGGACAGCCCGGCTTGCCTTTTCTTATGCTCCATCCACAACAACAGCTGATGTGGATATTATTTTATCTATACCAATGTTCTTAAGGCTGTATCTTATTGCCAGAGTTATGCTTTTGCATAGCAAACTTTTCACTGATGCATCATCTAGAAGCATTGGGGCGTTAAATAAGATAAACTTCAATACCCGCTTTGTTATGAAGACCTTAATGACAATATGTCCGGGAACTGTACTGTTGGTTTTTAGTATCTCATTATGGATAATTGCTGCGTGGACTGTCCGAGCTTGTGAAAG